From one Gadus morhua chromosome 8, gadMor3.0, whole genome shotgun sequence genomic stretch:
- the rab8a gene encoding ras-related protein Rab-8A, producing MAKTYDYLFKLLLIGDSGVGKTCVLFRFSEDAFNSTFISTIGIDFKIRTIELDGKKIKLQIWDTAGQERFRTITTAYYRGAMGIMLVYDITNEKSFENIKNWIRNIEEHASSDVEKMVLGNKCDINDKRQVSKERGEKLALEYGIKFMETSAKANINVENAFLTLARDIKSKMDTKLEGNTAQGGSHGVKISEPQKKTSFFRCSLL from the exons ATGGCGAAGACATACGACTATTTGTTTAAATTACTGTTAATCGGGGACTCCGGTGTCGGAAAGACCTGTGTGTTATTCAGGTTCTCAGAAGATGCCTTTAACTCCACGTTTATTTCCACCATAG GAATTGACTTCAAAATAAGAACGATAGAACTAGACGGGAAGAAGATCAAGTTACAAATATG GGACACCGCTGGTCAGGAGCGTTTCCGAACCATCACCACCGCCTACTACAGAGGAGCAATG GGCATCATGCTGGTCTACGACATAACCAACGAGAAATCATTTGAAAACATCAAAAATTGGATAAGGAACATCGAGGAG CATGCATCCTCGGACGTTGAAAAGATGGTACTGGGAAACAAGTGTGACATCAACGACAAGCGTCAAGTATccaaagagaggggagagaag TTGGCGCTGGAGTATGGCATCAAGTTCATGGAGACCAGTGCAAAGGCCAACATAAACGTGGAAAAT GCATTTTTGACGCTTGCGAGAGACATCAAGTCAAAGATGGACACAAAATTG GAGGGCAACACGGCTCAGGGAGGCAGCCACGGCGTCAAGATCTCCGAGCCCCAAAAAAAGACCAGCTTCTtccgctgctctctgctctga
- the tpm4b gene encoding tropomyosin 4b isoform X3, protein MEGVKKKIQALQQQADDAEDRALVLQKELETEVELRENAEGDVASLNRRIQLVEEELDRAQERLATALQKLEEAEKAADESERAMKVIENRAMKDEERMEIQEMQLKEAKHIAEEADRKYEEVARKLVILEGELERAEERAEVSELKCGDLEEALKTSTNDLKSLEAQSDKYSSKEDKYEEEIKVLSDKLKEAETRAEFSERTVTKLEKSIDDLEENLRAEMEQNAETHKVLDQTLQELNSL, encoded by the exons ATGGAGGGTGTGAAGAAGAAAATCCAGGCTCTTCAGCAGCAGGCGGACGATGCAGAAGATCGTGCCTTGGTTTTACAAAAGGAGTTGGAAACAGAAGTAGAACTACGCGAAAAC GCCGAAGGGGATGTAGCCTCTCTGAACCGCAGGATCCAGCTGGTCGAGGAAGAGTTGGACCGGGCCCAGGAGAGGCTGGCCACTGCCCTGCAGAAACTAGAGGAAGCCGAGAAGGCTGCCGACGAGAGCGAAAG AGCGATGAAGGTCATCGAGAACAGAGCCATGAAGGACGAGGAGAGAATGGAGATCCAGGAGATGCAACTCAAAGAAGCCAAACACATCGCTGAGGAGGCAGACCGCAAATATGAAGAG GTGGCCCGTAAACTGGTCATCCtggagggggagctggagagagCCGAGGAGCGGGCCGAAGTGTCTGAACT CAAGTGTGGTGATCTGGAAGAGGCACTCAAGACCTCTACCAACGATCTGAAATCTCTAGAGGCACAGTCTGACAAG TATTCAAGTAAAGAGGACAAATATGAGGAGGAGATCAAGGTCCTGAGTGACAAACTTAAGGAG GCCGAAACTCGCGCAGAGTTTTCAGAAAGAACGGTGACCAAACTGGAAAAGAGCATAGATGACCTAGAAG aGAACCTAAGAGCTGAAATGGAGCAGAACGCAGAGACTCACAAAGTCCTGGACCAAACACTCCAGGAGCTGAACAGTTTGTAA
- the LOC115548870 gene encoding lipoprotein lipase — protein MQVKRLIWLCLLDIAILLKSCAALFNTTNSKSTSNTTGWFVDYGSIDTKFSLRTAEEPEEDVCYIRPGRQESITECGFNITAQTFAIVHGWTVAGIFEGWVSQLVSALLEREPSANVIVVDWLKRAQHHYPNAAQHTQLAGQDLAALINWLELDVKYDLSKLHLLGFSLGAHVAGVAGNLAYSKVNRITGMDPAGPHFEYADELRRLSPDDASFVDVVHTNTKGSPDLSIGIQRPVGHVDIYPNGGMDQPGCTLQHTLQMMATFGLQKVGLIMGCAHERSVHLFIDSLVNRERQSVAYRCSSKDAFDRGQCLSCRKNRCNTLGYGAHQQRTTRAAKMYLKTTDRTPFKVFHYQIKVHLRSWKSLTFSQQPLLVSLHGTLGDKENIFVILEELSANHTASFLVTSDVEVGELLRVNLQWESDSVFSFFNTNQFTVHRMRVKAGETQAKIKFTARGADLAQLVQGGEAAVFVRTKENQTNRRHKR, from the exons ATGCAGGTAAAACGTTTGATTTGGTTGTGTTTGCTTGATATTGCAATATTGCTAAAGTCATGTGCGGCTTTGTTTAACACCACCAATTCTAAATCCACAA GCAATACCACAGGATGGTTCGTGGACTACGGTTCGATTGACACCAAGTTCTCATTGCGCACAGCCGAGGAGCCGGAAGAAGATGTGTGTTACATTCGGCCCGGGAGGCAGGAGTCAATCACCGAGTGTGGTTTCAACATTACAGCGCAAACATTCGCTATCGTCCATGGCTGGACG GTGGCGGGAATATTTGAGGGCTGGGTGTCGCAGCTGGTCTCTGCCCTGCTCGAGAGAGAGCCCAGTGCGAACGTCATCGTGGTGGACTGGCTGAAACGCGCTCAGCACCACTACCCTAACGCCGCTCAGCACACCCAGCTGGCAGGGCAAGATTTGGCCGCGCTGATCAACTGGTtagag CTTGATGTGAAGTATGATCTCTCCAAACTCCATCTGCTGGGCTTCAGTCTTGGGGCACATGTGGCTGGGGTCGCAGGAAACCTCGCCTACAGCAAAGTTAACAGGATAACAG GCATGGACCCTGCGGGCCCCCACTTCGAGTATGCAGACGAGCTGCGCCGCCTGTCCCCCGATGACGCCAGCTTCGTGGACGTCGTCCACACCAACACCAAGGGGAGCCCCGACCTCAGCATCGGCATCCAAAGGCCGGTGGGCCACGTGGACATCTACCCCAACGGGGGCATGGACCAGCCCGGCTGCACTCTGCAGCACACCCTGCAGATGATGGCCACCTTCGGCCTCCAGA agGTGGGCCTGATCATGGGCTGTGCTCACGAGCGCTCGGTGCACCTGTTCATCGACTCGCTGGTGAACCGGGAGCGGCAGAGCGTGGCGTACCGCTGCAGCTCCAAGGACGCCTTCGACCGGGGTCAGTGTCTGAGCTGCCGCAAGAACCGCTGCAACACTCTGGGCTACGGTGCCCACCAGCAGCGCACCACCAGGGCCGCAAAGATGTACCTGAAGACCACGGACCGGACGCCCTTCAAAG TGTTTCACTACCAGATCAAGGTCCATCTGCGCAGCTGGAAGAGCTTGACCTTCAGCCAGCAGCCTCTGCTCGTGTCCCTCCATGGAACGCTGGGGGACAAGGAGAACATCTTCGTCATTCT GGAAGAGTTGAGCGCCAACCACACGGCATCCTTTCTAGTCACCTCAGACGTGGAGGTGGGCGAGCTGCTCAGGGTGAACCTGCAGTGGGAGAGCGACTCAGTGTTCTCCTTCTTCAACACCAACCAGTTCACCGTCCACAGGATGCGCGTTAAAGCCGGGGAGACCCAGGCCAA GATCAAATTCACAGCAAGAGGCGCAGACCTTGCCCAGCTGGTTCAGGGAGGCGAAGCTGCTGTATTTGTTCGTACAAAAGAGAACCAGACCAATAGGCGTCATAAAAG GTAG
- the tpm4b gene encoding tropomyosin 4b isoform X2 has product MEAIKKKMQMLKLDKENAIDRAEQAESDKKAAEDKSKQLDDELLAMQKKLKGTEDELDKYSEALKDAQEKLELSEKKAADAEGDVASLNRRIQLVEEELDRAQERLATALQKLEEAEKAADESERAMKVIENRAMKDEERMEIQEMQLKEAKHIAEEADRKYEEVARKLVILEGELERAEERAEVSELKCGDLEEALKTSTNDLKSLEAQSDKYSSKEDKYEEEIKVLSDKLKEAETRAEFSERTVTKLEKSIDDLEDELYTQKLRYKAISEELDNALNDMNTM; this is encoded by the exons ATGGAGGCCATCAAGAAGAAGATGCAGATGCTGAAGTTGGACAAGGAGAACGCCATCGACCGAGCGGAGCAGGCTGAGTCTGACAAGAAGGCGGCGGAGGACAAGAGCAAACAG CTGGACGATGAGCTTCTGGCCATGCAGAAGAAGCTGAAGGGGACGGAGGATGAGCTGGACAAGTACTCCGAGGCCCTGAAGGACGCCCAGGAGAAACTGGAGCTGTCAGAGAAGAAGGCTGCAGAT GCCGAAGGGGATGTAGCCTCTCTGAACCGCAGGATCCAGCTGGTCGAGGAAGAGTTGGACCGGGCCCAGGAGAGGCTGGCCACTGCCCTGCAGAAACTAGAGGAAGCCGAGAAGGCTGCCGACGAGAGCGAAAG AGCGATGAAGGTCATCGAGAACAGAGCCATGAAGGACGAGGAGAGAATGGAGATCCAGGAGATGCAACTCAAAGAAGCCAAACACATCGCTGAGGAGGCAGACCGCAAATATGAAGAG GTGGCCCGTAAACTGGTCATCCtggagggggagctggagagagCCGAGGAGCGGGCCGAAGTGTCTGAACT CAAGTGTGGTGATCTGGAAGAGGCACTCAAGACCTCTACCAACGATCTGAAATCTCTAGAGGCACAGTCTGACAAG TATTCAAGTAAAGAGGACAAATATGAGGAGGAGATCAAGGTCCTGAGTGACAAACTTAAGGAG GCCGAAACTCGCGCAGAGTTTTCAGAAAGAACGGTGACCAAACTGGAAAAGAGCATAGATGACCTAGAAG ACGAACTGTACACTCAGAAGTTGAGATACAAGGCGATCAGCGAGGAACTGGATAATGCCCTCAATGACATGAACACCATGTAG
- the tpm4b gene encoding tropomyosin 4b isoform X1, giving the protein MEAIKKKMQMLKLDKENAIDRAEQAESDKKAAEDKSKQLDDELLAMQKKLKGTEDELDKYSEALKDAQEKLELSEKKAADAEGDVASLNRRIQLVEEELDRAQERLATALQKLEEAEKAADESERAMKVIENRAMKDEERMEIQEMQLKEAKHIAEEADRKYEEVARKLVILEGELERAEERAEVSELKCGDLEEALKTSTNDLKSLEAQSDKYSSKEDKYEEEIKVLSDKLKEAETRAEFSERTVTKLEKSIDDLEENLRAEMEQNAETHKVLDQTLQELNSL; this is encoded by the exons ATGGAGGCCATCAAGAAGAAGATGCAGATGCTGAAGTTGGACAAGGAGAACGCCATCGACCGAGCGGAGCAGGCTGAGTCTGACAAGAAGGCGGCGGAGGACAAGAGCAAACAG CTGGACGATGAGCTTCTGGCCATGCAGAAGAAGCTGAAGGGGACGGAGGATGAGCTGGACAAGTACTCCGAGGCCCTGAAGGACGCCCAGGAGAAACTGGAGCTGTCAGAGAAGAAGGCTGCAGAT GCCGAAGGGGATGTAGCCTCTCTGAACCGCAGGATCCAGCTGGTCGAGGAAGAGTTGGACCGGGCCCAGGAGAGGCTGGCCACTGCCCTGCAGAAACTAGAGGAAGCCGAGAAGGCTGCCGACGAGAGCGAAAG AGCGATGAAGGTCATCGAGAACAGAGCCATGAAGGACGAGGAGAGAATGGAGATCCAGGAGATGCAACTCAAAGAAGCCAAACACATCGCTGAGGAGGCAGACCGCAAATATGAAGAG GTGGCCCGTAAACTGGTCATCCtggagggggagctggagagagCCGAGGAGCGGGCCGAAGTGTCTGAACT CAAGTGTGGTGATCTGGAAGAGGCACTCAAGACCTCTACCAACGATCTGAAATCTCTAGAGGCACAGTCTGACAAG TATTCAAGTAAAGAGGACAAATATGAGGAGGAGATCAAGGTCCTGAGTGACAAACTTAAGGAG GCCGAAACTCGCGCAGAGTTTTCAGAAAGAACGGTGACCAAACTGGAAAAGAGCATAGATGACCTAGAAG aGAACCTAAGAGCTGAAATGGAGCAGAACGCAGAGACTCACAAAGTCCTGGACCAAACACTCCAGGAGCTGAACAGTTTGTAA
- the tpm4b gene encoding tropomyosin 4b isoform X4: MEGVKKKIQALQQQADDAEDRALVLQKELETEVELRENAEGDVASLNRRIQLVEEELDRAQERLATALQKLEEAEKAADESERAMKVIENRAMKDEERMEIQEMQLKEAKHIAEEADRKYEEVARKLVILEGELERAEERAEVSELKCGDLEEALKTSTNDLKSLEAQSDKYSSKEDKYEEEIKVLSDKLKEAETRAEFSERTVTKLEKSIDDLEDELYTQKLRYKAISEELDNALNDMNTM; the protein is encoded by the exons ATGGAGGGTGTGAAGAAGAAAATCCAGGCTCTTCAGCAGCAGGCGGACGATGCAGAAGATCGTGCCTTGGTTTTACAAAAGGAGTTGGAAACAGAAGTAGAACTACGCGAAAAC GCCGAAGGGGATGTAGCCTCTCTGAACCGCAGGATCCAGCTGGTCGAGGAAGAGTTGGACCGGGCCCAGGAGAGGCTGGCCACTGCCCTGCAGAAACTAGAGGAAGCCGAGAAGGCTGCCGACGAGAGCGAAAG AGCGATGAAGGTCATCGAGAACAGAGCCATGAAGGACGAGGAGAGAATGGAGATCCAGGAGATGCAACTCAAAGAAGCCAAACACATCGCTGAGGAGGCAGACCGCAAATATGAAGAG GTGGCCCGTAAACTGGTCATCCtggagggggagctggagagagCCGAGGAGCGGGCCGAAGTGTCTGAACT CAAGTGTGGTGATCTGGAAGAGGCACTCAAGACCTCTACCAACGATCTGAAATCTCTAGAGGCACAGTCTGACAAG TATTCAAGTAAAGAGGACAAATATGAGGAGGAGATCAAGGTCCTGAGTGACAAACTTAAGGAG GCCGAAACTCGCGCAGAGTTTTCAGAAAGAACGGTGACCAAACTGGAAAAGAGCATAGATGACCTAGAAG ACGAACTGTACACTCAGAAGTTGAGATACAAGGCGATCAGCGAGGAACTGGATAATGCCCTCAATGACATGAACACCATGTAG